The sequence CGACGAACGTCAGCGCGAAGCCGAGTCCCGAGAGAATCTGGAGCGAGGGGAAGAACTTAATGCGGGTGACGATTGCGCCCCAGTTCGAGTCGAAGTAGTCGTTAGACACGTCCTCGACGCGGTCGGACTCGTAGCTCTCGGTGTTCGAGGTCTTGATGACCTGAATCCCGCCGAGGTTGTTCTCCAGTCGGGAGTTGACCTTCCCGACCGCCGAGCGCACGTCGGCGTACTTGGGCTGGATTATCTCCACGAACTTGTAGGTGAACCCGGCGATGAGCGGTACCGGTACCATCGCCACGAGTGCCAACTGCCAGTTGATGGCGAAGAGGAAGGCTGCGATGGCCAGTACCATCACGCCCAACCGGAACGCCGAGTTCATTCCGTCGTTGAGGAACCGCTCCAGTCGATTCACGTCGTTCGACAAGATGGACATCATCTCGCCGGTCTGCTTGTCGGCGAAGAAGTCCATGTTCAGTCGTTGCATCTTGTCGTACGTGTCGGTACGGACGTTGTGCTGGATGTTCTGTGCGAAGGAGTTCCAGCCCCAGTTTCGTGCCCAGTGGAATGCCGCGCCGACACCGAATGCGGCCGCGACGATTCCGACCGAGAACCAGAACTGGTCGGCTCGTCCTGTTGGCGTGATAGATGCTACCAAACTACTCGATACGAATGGCAACTGACCCGCAAGCGCATCCGCATACGGTATCTGGTTCGACTGTTTACCGAATAGCGAGTCGATGGCGACTCCGAGGATGACAGGCGGGAGCAAGTTTAACACCCGTGCGAAGATGCTCGCCACGACGCCCGTGACGAACGCGAACGTGTTCTCGGACCCGTATTCGAGGAACAGCCGTTTCATCGGATTCTCGGCCTGCTCCCGTTGCTCCTCGAACGGGTCGTCTTCTTCGTCAGTGAGACTCATTATCATCCAGAAATAGTTCGGCTCTTGAAAAGGTTTCCTTCGAATCGAAACATCGGGTCGTTGCGGGGAACTCTCTCATCGGACTTCGAATTGACGCAGAGCGTGAACTTATGGCTAGCGATAGTGTGCGAACGGTTGTCGAAAAGGGGTCCGGTCGCGCTACAGCGACCGCGACTCGATGTCCGGGTCCACGTCCGCCTCGGCCAAGTCCTGCCGAATGCGCTCGCGCAGGGGGTCGGGCACCGTGTCGCGGCCGACCGGGACCGCGACCTCGCCGTCGCCTCTGACCTTCCAGTAGAGGACGCACTCGCTCGGCGCGTAGAACTCGATGCTGTAGGAGTCGCTCCCGCCCTGATAGTGGACCCGCGCCGCGAACTCCTCGGCCTGCCAGCCGTCCTGTTCGGCTAACTCCTCGATTCGCTCGTCCATACCGGGGCGTGGTCGGGTAGCGTGGTAGTGGTTACGAAAGTCGAGCGAGAAGGTAACAGTT is a genomic window of Halorussus salinus containing:
- a CDS encoding DUF7538 family protein, coding for MDERIEELAEQDGWQAEEFAARVHYQGGSDSYSIEFYAPSECVLYWKVRGDGEVAVPVGRDTVPDPLRERIRQDLAEADVDPDIESRSL